The genomic region CTCCGGTCGTGAGCATCAGTGTCGCGGAGAGCTGGCGGGGCGAGAGCGTGTAGGGCTCCCCGGAGCGGCGCAGGGTCGCCAGGACGTCGAACTCCCCGCGCGAGATCCCGAACCTGGCGTACGCCTTCTCCGCCCGGTCGCTCATCGCGCGCGAGAGCCGGTGGATCCGGCCGAAGACCTCCATGGCCCGGGTGTCGAGATCGGGCCGGACCGCCGCCCACTGGCCGATGATCGCGTCGACGGGGTCCGTGCGCTGCTCGGGTTGTGCGTTCATGGCAGGAGTATCCGCCGCCACTCGGTCACCCGCAAGAAAGTAGCTTGACGGAAAGTTGCTTAGAGATAAGCTACTTTCTACCGACCTACTTCGAAGGGTGCCTCCCATGGCCTCCTACCGCCCGGCTGTCATCACCGTCACCGCGCTCGCCCCCGTCTCCTGGGGCACGACCTACGCCGTCACCACCGAGTTCCTCCCGGCCGACCGCCCCCTGTTCACCGGCCTCATGCGCGCGCTGCCGGCCGGTCTGCTGCTGCTCGCCCTCGCCCGGGTGCTGCCGCGCGGTGCCTGGTGGTGGAAGGCGTCCGCGCTGGGCGCGCTGAACATCGGCGCCTTCTTCCCGCTGCTGTTCCTCTCCGCGTACCGGCTGCCCGGCGGCATGGCGGCGGTCGTCGGCTCGGCCGGGCCGCTGTTCGTGGCCGGTCTCGCGGCGCTGCTGCTCGGGCAGCGGCCGACCCGGCGCACGCTGCTGACCGGGGCCGTGGCGGCGTTCGGCGTCAGTCTCGTCGTCCTGCGGGCGGCCGGGACGCTGGACGCGCTCGGCCTGCTGGCGGCCCTCGCCGCCACCGTGTCGATGTCGGCCGGCACGGTGCTCACCCAGCGGTGGGGCCGGCCTCAGGGGGTCGGTCCGCTGGCCCTCACCGGCTGGCAGCTGACCGCGGGCGGCCTGCTCATCGCGCCCCTGGCCTTCCTCGTCGAGGGCGCGCCGCCCGCGCTGGACGGCCGGGCGGTCGGCGGCTACCTCTACCTCGCCGTCGCGAACACGGCGATCGCGTACTGGCTGTGGTTCCGCGGCATCGGCCGTCTCACCGCCACCCAGGTGACCTTCCTCGGCCCGCTCTCCCCGCTGACCGCGGCCGTCGTCGGCTGGGCGGCGCTCGGCCAGGCGCTGACGCCGGTGCAACTGACGGGCATGGCGCTGGCGTTCGGGGCGACGATGGCGGGGCAGATCGGGCCGCGGCGGAAGGCGGCGGCCCCGCGCCCCCTCGCTCCTGAGGGGGCGGTGCGGCCTTCCTCCTCCGGGCGCGGCGGCAGGCCCGAGGCGTACGTCAGCGCGGGTTCCGGTCCGCGGCGATGACGGCCTGGATCAGGCCGGGGAACCTGCGGTCCAGATCCTCCTTGCGGAGGCGCATGTACAGCCTGTTGCCGGCGTCGCGCTGGTACACCAGACCCGCTTCGCGCAGTACTCGCCAGTGATGGGTGCGGCTGGACTTGCCGACCGGCAGCTCGAAGGACGCGCACAGCCGCTCCTCGTCCGGCCGTGCGGCGAGTTCGGCCACGACCCGGCGCCGGTTCTCGTCCGCGAGCGCCAGAAGGATGGGTCCCACTTGCAGCTCCTCGGCACGCGGGTGTGGCAGTTCGCTCGACGCCATCACTTCACCTCTCGACAAGGTACGTCTCGTGGCGTACCTTCCCTGAGGTACGCCACGAGACGTACCTTACTCCTGGGGGAACC from Streptomyces chartreusis NRRL 3882 harbors:
- a CDS encoding MarR family winged helix-turn-helix transcriptional regulator yields the protein MNAQPEQRTDPVDAIIGQWAAVRPDLDTRAMEVFGRIHRLSRAMSDRAEKAYARFGISRGEFDVLATLRRSGEPYTLSPRQLSATLMLTTGGMTGRLDKLERAGLLRRSPDPHDRRGLHVTLTDKGLELIDEAVGAGLAVQTEALSGLDAEQAGQLSGLLRELLRTTEGRQD
- a CDS encoding EamA family transporter codes for the protein MASYRPAVITVTALAPVSWGTTYAVTTEFLPADRPLFTGLMRALPAGLLLLALARVLPRGAWWWKASALGALNIGAFFPLLFLSAYRLPGGMAAVVGSAGPLFVAGLAALLLGQRPTRRTLLTGAVAAFGVSLVVLRAAGTLDALGLLAALAATVSMSAGTVLTQRWGRPQGVGPLALTGWQLTAGGLLIAPLAFLVEGAPPALDGRAVGGYLYLAVANTAIAYWLWFRGIGRLTATQVTFLGPLSPLTAAVVGWAALGQALTPVQLTGMALAFGATMAGQIGPRRKAAAPRPLAPEGAVRPSSSGRGGRPEAYVSAGSGPRR
- a CDS encoding ArsR/SmtB family transcription factor translates to MASSELPHPRAEELQVGPILLALADENRRRVVAELAARPDEERLCASFELPVGKSSRTHHWRVLREAGLVYQRDAGNRLYMRLRKEDLDRRFPGLIQAVIAADRNPR